A single genomic interval of Malania oleifera isolate guangnan ecotype guangnan chromosome 11, ASM2987363v1, whole genome shotgun sequence harbors:
- the LOC131167442 gene encoding uncharacterized protein LOC131167442, which translates to MSATITLLSDSLSAQIIVPITDEEINEALFSIGDEKSLGPDGVDFSDTVKEFFESGKLLKQINHTSIALIPKTNHAAVLKFPSVMIWWIMECVTTTAYSISLNSRLHGFFKGKKGLRQGDPLSPLLFVICLEYLSRLLKVVERKPEFHFHPKCESLRITYLAFVDDVMLFSIGDSSLLFVNWLKSNMFHARVKEQDLEDLLQLSKMSNGIFPFRYLVIPLAASRLNCTHYAPLLAIFPIPKNVLEKIVKLCRVFLWGGKRKPMVAWREVCLPKSEVKLGVFDLNAWNLTLLTKLFGMFIQRRIRYG; encoded by the exons atgagtgCCACCATCACTCTACTGAGTGATTCTCTGAGTGCCCAAATCATTGTTCCTATCACTGATGAGGAAATTAATGAGGCTTTGTTCAGCATTGGAGATGAGAAATCTCTTGGACCTGATG GGGTAGATTTCTCAGATACAGTGAAGGAATTCTTTGAAAGTGGAAAGTTACTTAAGCAGATCAACCATACCAGCATTGCCCTTATTCCTAAGACAAACCATGCTGCTGTG CTGAAGTTCCCCTCTGTTATGATATGGTGGATTATGGAGTGTGTCACTACCACTGCCTATTCTATCTCCCTGAATAGCAGGCTTCATGGCTTCTTTAAAGGAAAAAAAGGTCTCAGACAAGGGGATCCTTTATCTCCACTCCTGTTTGTCATTTGTCTAGAGTACCTTTCCAGACTGCTGAAAGTGGTAGAAAGGAAACCAGAGTTCCACTTTCATCCGAAGTGTGAAAGTCTGAGAATTACTTATTTGGCTTTTGTAGACGATGTAATGCTCTTCTCAATAGGGGACAGTTCTCT GTTATTTGTAAATTGGCTGAAATCAAATATGTTCCATGCTAGAGTGAAGGAGCAGGATTTAGAGGATCTGTTACAGTTATCTAAGATGAGTAATGGGATTTTTCCTTTCAGATATTTGGTTATCCCATTAGCTGCCTCTAGACTAAATTGTACTCATTATGCTCCGCTA CTTGCCATATTTCCTATTCCAAAGAATGTTCTTGAGAAGATAGTGAAACTTTGTAGGGTGTTCCTGTGGGGTGGGAAAAGGAAGCCCATGGTTGCTTGGAGGGAAGTTTGCCTCCCTAAATCTGAAGTAAAGCTAGGAGTGTTTGACTTGAATGCTTGGAACCTTACTCTTCTTACGAAACTCTTTGGAATGTTCATTCAAAGAAGGATTCGCTATGGATAA